A DNA window from Fusobacterium sp. FSA-380-WT-3A contains the following coding sequences:
- the ispG gene encoding flavodoxin-dependent (E)-4-hydroxy-3-methylbut-2-enyl-diphosphate synthase, with amino-acid sequence MKKTREIKVGNIYIGGENSIVIQSMTNTPTEDIERTINQIKELEKAGCELVRITVNTEKAAEAIKSIKEKINIPLVADIHFDYKLALKAMENGIDKLRINPGNIGDDEKVKLVVEKAKKLNIPIRIGVNSGSIEKKILEKYGKVTADGMVESAMYHIKLIEKYDYHNIIISLKASNVGMMVEAYRKISNLVDYPLHLGVTEAGTEFQGSIKSAIGIGSLLVDGIGNTIRVSLTENPVEEIKVAKEILKVLGLRKGVEIISCPTCGRTQIDLIGLAKQVEKEFGNIQKNIKIAVMGCIVNGPGESKEADIGVAGGKGEALLFKKGEIIKKVKEEDIIPELRNMLNEIL; translated from the coding sequence ATGAAAAAAACAAGAGAAATAAAAGTAGGAAATATATATATAGGAGGAGAGAATTCTATTGTAATTCAATCAATGACTAATACTCCGACAGAGGATATAGAAAGAACTATTAATCAGATAAAGGAGTTAGAAAAAGCTGGATGTGAATTAGTAAGAATAACTGTAAATACAGAAAAAGCAGCAGAAGCTATAAAATCTATAAAAGAAAAAATAAATATTCCTTTAGTGGCAGATATACATTTTGATTATAAATTAGCATTGAAAGCTATGGAAAATGGAATTGATAAATTAAGAATAAATCCTGGAAATATTGGTGATGATGAAAAGGTAAAATTAGTTGTAGAAAAAGCAAAAAAACTAAATATTCCTATTAGAATAGGAGTTAATAGTGGCTCTATTGAAAAGAAAATTTTAGAAAAATATGGAAAAGTTACTGCTGATGGAATGGTTGAAAGTGCTATGTATCATATAAAACTTATAGAAAAATATGATTATCATAATATAATAATTTCTTTAAAAGCAAGTAATGTTGGAATGATGGTAGAGGCATATAGAAAAATTTCTAATTTAGTAGATTATCCATTACATTTAGGAGTTACTGAAGCTGGAACAGAATTTCAGGGAAGTATAAAATCAGCTATTGGAATAGGAAGTCTCTTAGTTGATGGGATAGGAAATACTATAAGAGTATCTTTAACAGAAAATCCTGTTGAAGAAATAAAAGTGGCAAAAGAAATATTAAAAGTATTAGGATTGAGAAAAGGAGTAGAAATAATTTCATGTCCTACATGTGGAAGAACTCAAATTGATTTAATAGGGCTTGCTAAACAAGTAGAAAAAGAATTTGGAAATATACAAAAAAATATAAAAATTGCTGTAATGGGTTGTATTGTTAATGGACCAGGGGAATCAAAAGAAGCAGATATAGGAGTTGCTGGTGGAAAAGGAGAGGCTCTTTTATTTAAAAAAGGAGAAATTATAAAAAAAGTAAAAGAAGAAGATATTATTCCTGAATTAAGAAATATGTTAAATGAAATTTTATAA